The DNA window CAATCGCATACCCAGCAGGCGGTTTCTGGTGAGGAGACTCTGCGGATCTCTGGTGGATCGTCTTCTTCGGCTTCTGGTGTTACCAATGGCGTTGCTGGAATTCAGGGTGTTTTAATTAGCTCTAAGTATCTCAAGGCTGCGCAAGAACTTTTAGATGAGGTTGTCAATGTTAGCCAAAATAGAATTAAGAACGAATCGTCTCCAAGAAAGGGAAACGGAAATCAAACTAAGATGAACGGAGATGCATCCGCTGCTACTGGAACTGCTGATGGTTCCTTAGAAGGTGAAGCCGATGGTAAACGCGCCGTCGAGCTCACCACCGCCGAGAGACAAGAAATTCAGATGAAGAAAGTAAAGCTTATTAGCATGCTTGATGAGGTACACAACaaaaaatcccaaaaaaaaaaaaaaaaaaaaaaaaaaaaaaaaaaaaaaaaaaaaaaaNTAATTTTTTGTCTCTGTTCTTAATTTCAGGTGGAGCAGAGGTACAGACAGTACCACCACCAGATGCAGATAGTGATATCCACTTTCGAGCAGGCGGCCAGCGCCGGGTCGGCGAGAACCTACACAGCCCTTGCACTTCAAACGATCTCCAAGCAATTCCGCTGCTTAAAAGACGCCATCGCCGGCCAAATTCGAGCAGCCAGCAAGAGCTTGGGTGAAGAAGAATGCGtcggaaaaaaaatggaaggttCCCGGTTGAAATTCGTCGATCACCATCTCCGGCAACAACGGGCTCTGCAACAATTGGGTATGATCCAACACAATGCTTGGAGACCCCAGAGAGGCTTACCGGAGCGCTCTGTTTCGATTCTTCGCGCTTGGCTTTTCGAACACTTCCTCCACCCGTAAGTTCcaatcttgtttttgtttttctctgaAATTCTCACAAAAcccttttgaaaatttcatcAGAATCTCAATTGGATTGTTCGAATTCGTTTCAGTTACCCTAAGGATTCGGATAAACACATGCTCGCCAAGCAAACAGGGCTCACCCGAAGCCAGGTCAGTTTGAAATTCCAATCAAAATTCTGAACCCAAAACCcattgaatattttgtttcaatcaTCAAATTGAGCTCAACAAAAATGCAGGTTTCGAATTGGTTCATAAACGCGAGAGTTCGGCTATGGAAGCCAATGGTGGAAGAGATGTACATGGAAGAAATCAAGGAGCAAGAACAGAACGGAGGTGGATCGACACCGGCGACGGTGGGGGAAAGAAACAACGAAGATTCAGTTTCAAAGTCCATGGAGACAAAAAGCcccaattcaaaacaagagaATTCCCCGAACCAAAACGTTCATCCTTCAGTTTCAATCTCCAATTCCTCCGGGGGAAATGTCCGAAACCCATCTGGGTTTACACTAATCGGAACCTCATCGGAGCTGGATGGAATCACTCAAAGAAGCCCCAAGAAACAGAGACGCCCCGAAATCCTCTATTCCTCAGACAACAGCGTGGCATTCATAAACATGGACATCAAACCCccagaagaaggagaaggacaGAATCAACAGAATCAGAACCAAAATCACGATGTACCAATGAAATTCGACGAGGAGAGACAAAACAGAGATGGGTATTCGTTTCTAGGCCAACCCCATTTCAACCTCGGCGGATTCGGGCAATACCCAATAGGGGAAATGGCGAGATTCGAGGCGGATGAGTTCACTCCAAGATTCTCCGGCAACAATGGCGTGTCTTTAACTCTAGGGCTTCCCCATTGCGAAAATCTGTCCCTAAACGCAGCAACCCACCAAAGGTTCCTCCCAAATCAGAGCATCCAATtaggaagaagaacagaaattGGCAAAGCCGCCGATTATTCCGCCATGAACGCCTCCACAACAGCTCACTCCTCCGCCGCCTTTGATACCATGAACATCCAAAATGGAAAACGGTTCGCCGCCCAGTTACTGCCAGACTTCGTGGCctaaacccaaaatttcaaattcactCTGGAAGAGATTGTTGAAAGGTactattgtaaaaaaaaagaaaaaaaaaaaaaggaatttaatAGTATagtttttagattttggttTTACAGTTTTGAATAGAATCATAAATTGCAGTGAGTGGGTTAATTAGACATTAGGGTATatgagtatatatatttttggggattctatatttgtttttttcaatggGTTTAGAAGGATTGTTATGATTAGATGAGTAatgtataatataatataaatatatgaatattgatttaaaatatttatttatgtattgtgtttaattatatttatatatatatataagcataaatcaaaaaatggaagaagaaattgaagtcACCCACTACTTCCTCTGCCCCATCTCCCTCCAAATTATCAACAACCCTGTTTCCAgttttggatgatgaaagtcccactaatttaggaaatgatcatcgacttataatcaagaaatactatctcaaTTGTTGTGGGCCGGTTGAGGTATCGATTCCTTGACCAATGTCATGAAACATGACACCCACGAGTCGTCCCGAGCGTATGCTgtcttgattttgaaatcCATGGTCGAAATTGCCGACCCAATTGAACTAAACTTCATGACATCCGATTTTGTCGTGCAAATTGTTTAGAGTTTGAAGGACTGGAAATCCCAGCAGAGCTTCAAAGCAGCATTGGGGATTTCAATTGCAGTATGTCCGTGGGGTAGAAACAGAGTAAAGGCGGTGGAGGCCGGTGGCGTTGGGGTTCTGGTAGAGATTCTACTGGCACACGGCGGAGGGATGGCGGTGGTttcgaagaagatgaaggagaagGCCAGAGAGATTCTGAGGATGCACGCTCGTGTATGATATTCATATCAATATCATTATGTCTATTTGATGTTTGcactaaatatttattccaTAAGCAAAGATGGGATAatgtaatgttttttttttgtatacaTGAACCAAGTACAATAAgtcacatatatatatatatatatatatagatatatatatatttatatatgtatggAAGTTCATACACAAAAATACTTTGGAAAAAATATGATAGAttattatgtatatatgtatatttgtTAAGCCCTTGAGAATGTTTCATAATTTGATAAATCAATAGGGCTCCAATTACCACCAACCAAAGTTGGATCTTGAGTTTCCATTCCAAACACTTCCACTCGTGTTGGTTgcaaatgatgatgatgatgattcatTATCATAGAGTTTGCCCAACCTCCCACCATCTCCTCCCCCGGTAACGGCGGCAATTGAAGTTCACGCGCCGCCACTTCAATGTTATCCACTTGATTCTCACTATTCTCCTCTAACCCAAAGCAACCGGCCACTTGATACTCATTGCCTCCCAACCCACATTCCTGCATGGAAAACTCACACAAATTGCCACTCTCACCGGCTGCATTCGACGTGGTACTATCCGCCGTGATAGTCCCGGGTGTTGTTAGCTTCTGGTTCACAAAATTGGCGTAGACGACCGCCAAATCGATGACGGGAGACATGTCTGGATCGGGGAGACGGTGATTGTGGTGGAGGGAGCTGGTACCATTGGTGTGgtgaaatttagggtttgagGGAGATGGAGATAGTGTTAAGGGCTTGGCTGGTCGTCGGTGCCTCCGACAGCCACCACCGATGGGGACGTTACGGAGGGAACCGCCTTTGGTCCAGTAGCGACGACAGCCTTTGCAGAAGTAGCGAGGTTGGGTGAGGCTGTAATTGTTGTAATAACAAAACTTAGTGTTGGAAGAGCCACATCTTGGACAATTGGGTGATATTTCCACCATTGGCTTCCATCCCCTATCCATGTCCAATGGGATTTTAAGAGAAAACCCAGATGGGGATTGGCATTTAACAAAGCTTTATAAATTTATCtctgaaaaagatgaaatttttgtgatggGGTTTTGAAGAAGACACCTTGGGAATGTGTTTTATCAAGGAGCACATGAGGAAACAGGGGGGATTATGCCACTCACCCCAAGCCTAAGACGACGTGTCGGTGTTTTGCTTACGTGGCAAAAGAGGATTGGTGGGTATGAGGGTAAATTGGGAAGCAAAAGCCTCGAGAAAACCTACGTTTAGGGCTTGCTTTATGTTATCGAGAGAAGGCCAcatggtttgttttttttttgtttttttttttttaatcaaattgaGGAATTAGGCAATCCAATCCCTTGAGATTCTTACAACCATAAATTTCGAAACATTTTCTGAATTATGATTTTGCGAATCATgccttattttattatgttttagaATATGGTTTTCCCgaccttataaataattacaataacgttataattttaaaaggtgTATTTTAGCTATTGCATTAGAGAcgaattcaaattttgggaTAAGGTGATATCAATGGATCATACCATTGTGTGTAGTGTGtctttctaatatatattatataacataGAGTGAGTTTGTAGAAACTCGACTCAtggatagtttttttttttttttttttttttttttttttttttNGAAATTTGCAAAAAGTTTCATATCGCTTCAATTTATTAGCAGTTATGAAAGAAACGTTTAAGAATAGTTGAAAGTCCTAAATGAAGTAAAATAACTTTTCATGCTACCTCTATTTATTGTATATCATAAAATGTACCATTGttgttgtaaaaaaataattcaaagaaaaagtaaTCAGAAAAAAAGGTTATGaggtgtaacgacccatgcCCAAGATTCAAAATCTGGATTCGACACATGATGACTACAACATGGTCATGTTATTTACTTCTCGCTTCTTAAGAGTAAAAACTATCTCCCACGTATCAACACGAGTCATTCTAGCATACTTTGTCTTtactcacatgcatcttatAATTGTTTTAAGGAAGGTACACATTGTTGGTACGaatagtaatttttaattctttttagcTATCTATTCTTACGATCACTCTCATTGGGATATGATCTggattcattcatatatccCAACATTTATTTCGATGTCgtgtgaaaaaaaattagttggTAAGAAATCTATGCAAGGATAGGTGCTAATTCCATTGATTGATTCtttatgataataaaatttgtaacgTAAACACATCAAATAggataattaataaagaaagaaaggatctCTTGGATCATGGGCTTCTCGGATCACGCAAAATGGAGAGTATTGA is part of the Cucurbita pepo subsp. pepo cultivar mu-cu-16 chromosome LG03, ASM280686v2, whole genome shotgun sequence genome and encodes:
- the LOC111791673 gene encoding dof zinc finger protein DOF3.5 — protein: MDRGWKPMVEISPNCPRCGSSNTKFCYYNNYSLTQPRYFCKGCRRYWTKGGSLRNVPIGGGCRRHRRPAKPLTLSPSPSNPKFHHTNGTSSLHHNHRLPDPDMSPVIDLAVVYANFVNQKLTTPGTITADSTTSNAAGESGNLCEFSMQECGLGGNEYQVAGCFGLEENSENQVDNIEVAARELQLPPLPGEEMVGGWANSMIMNHHHHHLQPTRVEVFGMETQDPTLVGGNWSPIDLSNYETFSRA
- the LOC111789788 gene encoding BEL1-like homeodomain protein 1 → MATYLHANSDHFQSPDAALQTLVLRNPTYVQFSDTPPPPPSHPNLLFFNSPAPAPAPAAPNSFSTQQFVGIPTSQDNNSHSLNPHHDISALHGFLPRVQPNIWNSIDTSTAARDSSRAQQGLSLSLSSQYPPGFGSRDVVQSHTQQAVSGEETLRISGGSSSSASGVTNGVAGIQGVLISSKYLKAAQELLDEVVNVSQNRIKNESSPRKGNGNQTKMNGDASAATGTADGSLEGEADGKRAVELTTAERQEIQMKKVKLISMLDEVEQRYRQYHHQMQIVISTFEQAASAGSARTYTALALQTISKQFRCLKDAIAGQIRAASKSLGEEECVGKKMEGSRLKFVDHHLRQQRALQQLGMIQHNAWRPQRGLPERSVSILRAWLFEHFLHPYPKDSDKHMLAKQTGLTRSQVSNWFINARVRLWKPMVEEMYMEEIKEQEQNGGGSTPATVGERNNEDSVSKSMETKSPNSKQENSPNQNVHPSVSISNSSGGNVRNPSGFTLIGTSSELDGITQRSPKKQRRPEILYSSDNSVAFINMDIKPPEEGEGQNQQNQNQNHDVPMKFDEERQNRDGYSFLGQPHFNLGGFGQYPIGEMARFEADEFTPRFSGNNGVSLTLGLPHCENLSLNAATHQRFLPNQSIQLGRRTEIGKAADYSAMNASTTAHSSAAFDTMNIQNGKRFAAQLLPDFVA